CACCCTTTCGTAGTTCTGCTCAAGAAACTCAGCACTCAGCAGCTTGTGTCGCGTCAGCaagtcctaaacacacacacacacacacacacacacacacacacacacacacacacacacacacacacacacacacacacacacacacacacacacacacacttggtcaaATGAAAAACACAGTCCAGTGCACATTACATACACTCTAGCAAACACACAAATTTGTTCAAAACAGCTGCTTTCAAATCAACTTTGCTAACATCTTATGACATCATAGCttagtctccctaatgtaggctactaattTATGCAATCAAGCGTTAGAATCCTGTGTGGATGTCGAGTTTAGCTGACTGCTGCATTATCTCTAAGCGGTACGGTACGGATCCACTAGTCACGGTGAGTATTCTCACGTCACGATTGTCAATTCGTTTTCAATGGAGCGCGCCAGGACGTTAACGTCGCCACCGCAAAGCATCTTGGGAAGGTAGCACGGCTGTTTCAGCTGCGCCGTCACGTCAAGAAGTTGGGCTCTGCtgaactttatgcaaatgaatCCGTCGGACGCACCGTCGTTATCCAATGATAGCAGAGATCTTCTGTTACTAGCTCTCGTCCAGTTCGCCTCTTCTCTCGGGAATTCATTTTACGCTCGAAATCGAAACTGGAAAGTGATCTACGAGAAGATTGTTGGAGAAAACGGTCGGTTGAATGTTTAAATGTTGACTTTGTAGTCATGCTGTTGTGGCTGGCTAGATAGCCAgctaaatgtcacacacacacactcgtttatcaaaaaacaacacaccccATGCCGAAACTTCGCTCACGCCTACTCTGCGTCCGCTGGAGGGAGGCGTTGGCTACACACAGGACGCAGATAGTGGATCAGTACGATCAGTACCGGTAGAACACTGTCGAGTTTACGCAGATAGTGGATCAGTACGATCAGTACCGGTAGAACACTGTCGAGTTTACGCAGATAGTGGATCAGTACGATCAGTACCGGTAGAACACTGTCGAGTTTACGCAGATAGTGGATCAGTACGATCAGTACCGGTAGAACACTGTCGAGTTTACGCAGATAGTGGATCAGTACGCTCAGTACCGGTAGAACACTGTCGAGTTTACGCAGATAGTGGATCAGTACGCTCAGTACCGGTAGAACACTGTCGAGTTTACGCAGATAGTGGATCAGTACGCTCAGTACCGGTAGAACACTGTCGAGTTTACGCAGATAGTGGATCAGTACGCTCAGTACCGGTAGAATACTGTGTGGATGTCGAGTTTAGCTTTCGTGCGTGCTCTATTCATTTTAGTGACGAACGCTGAATGTTTGCAAAATCCTGATGCAAATGGAAAAGTGTTTTCCAAAAGTCAAAAAGTACACACCTgtattttaacacacacagacacacacacctttaaggTGGTGAAGGCGTCGGAGGCGATGTcgaaggtggacacacacacacacacacacacacacacacacacacacacacacacacacacaccttgaaggtGGTGAAGGCGTCAGAGGCGATGTcgaaggtggacacacacacacacacacacacacacacaccttgaaggtGGTGAAGGCGTCGGAGGCGATGTcgaaggtggacacacacacacacacacacacacacacacacacacacacacacacacaccttgaaggtGGTGAAGGCGTCGGAGGCGATGTcgaaggtggacacacacacacacacacacacacacacacacacacaccttgaaggtGGTGAAGGCGTCGGAGGCGATGTcgaaggtggacacacacacacacacacacacaccttgaaggtGGTGACGGCGTCGGAGGCGATGTcgaaggtggacacacacacacacacacacacacacacacacacacacaccttgaaggtGGTGAAGGCGTCGGAGGCGATGTcgaaggtggacacacacacacacacacacacacacacaccttgaaggtGGTGAAGGCGTCGGAGGCGATGTcgaaggtggacacacacacacacacacacacacacacacacacacacacacacacacaccttgaaggtGGTGAAGGCGTCGGAGGCGATGTcgaaggtggacacacacacacacacacacacacacacacacacacacacaccttgaaggtGGTGAAGGCGTCGGAGGCGATGTcgaaggtggacacacacacacacacacacacacacacacacacacacacacacacacacacaccttgaaggtGGTGAAGGCGTCGGAGGCGATGTcgaaggtggacacacacacacacacacacacacacacacacacacacacacacacacacacacacacacacacacacacacacacacacacacacacacacacacacacacacacacacacacacacaccttgaaggtGGTGAAGGCGTCGGAGGCGATGTcgaaggtggacacacacacacacacacacacacacacacacacacacacacacacacaccttgaaggtGGTGAAGGCGTCGGAGGCGATGTcgaaggtggacacacacacacacacacacacacacacacacacaccttgaaggtGGTGAAGGCGTCGGAGGCGATGTcgaaggtggacacacacacacacacacacacacacacacacacacacacacacaccttgaaggtGGTGAAGGCGTCGGAGGCGATGTcgaaggtggacacacacacacacacacacacacacacacacacacaccttgaaggtGGTGAAGGCGTCGGAGGCGATGTcgaaggtggacacacacacacacacacacacacacacacacacacacacacacacacacacacacacacacacacacacacacacacaccttgaaggtGGTGAAGGCGTCGGAGGCGATGTcgaaggtggacacacacacacacacacacacacacacacacacacacacacacacacaccttgaaggtGGTGAAGGCGTCGGAGGCGATGTcgaaggtggacacacacacacacacacacacacacacacacacaccttgaaggtGGTGAAGGCGTCGGAGGCGATGTcgaaggtggacacacacacacacacacacacacacacacacacacacacaccttgaaggtGGTGAAGGCGTCGGAGGCGATGTCGAAGGTGGACATCTCCACGTAGGTGAAGAAGCAGTAGAAGTGCGGTGTGTGGAGTGTGATCTTGGCCAGCGGTTCCtggcgcacacactcacgcagcaTCATCCCGCAGTTCAGCGCGATCTCAGGGCTCtcgtacctacacacacacacacacacacacacacacacacacacacaatcagattcCCCCCCCAGTAAACTGTTAGCTACCATTGCTCCATTGAGACTGAATGGGatttagctaactagctaactaggtaggctgggtgaacccggCAGCctaccgaagtatccccacgtctttatgtggtcggatagagagtccagaataaatttaatcgagtcagtacctttccggaaatgtcgctgctgcagctagcaacgtttgttcaacactttattaacatttccggaaaggtacggactcgattaaattcattctgggctctctatccgaccacataaagacgtggggatacttcggtttggctttagggatcctcgactcactaccacgtaagtgtagtgttgtttggaacagtagaagaggtataaaaatagcgttttgtaagCAGCATGAAGAGGATGTTTTGCTgggtgcagaggtgtgtgtgtgtgtgtgtgtgtgtgtgtgtgtgtgtgtgtgtgtgtgtgtgtgtgtcaccctttAAGCAGCATGAAGAGGATGTTTTGCTGGGTGCAGAGGTACTCCACAGTAGGGGTTCGAGTGCCGATCTGCCTCCTCAAGATGTTGTTGAAGATCTGAGCCACATCCTTcttcccctgcacacacacacacacacacacacacacacacacacacacacacacacacacacacacacacacaccttagttaGTTCAGGAAGCACCTCTTGGGTCTCTGGGATCAGCACACgtaggaaagagaaagagatgacaacacaaaacaacacaaacacaacaacactacaaacacacaacactacaaacacacaacactacaaatacaacaacactacaaacacacaacactacaaacacacaacactacaaacacacaacactacaaacacacaacactacgCATGTTGCGTGCGTGTTGTTTCGTGATCCTCCTCTGCGGCCGCGCCTCCTGGTTTGTGCCGGTGACTTCCCAGGTCCGTCTGCAGGATCACGGCGGCTCCTCTGCGTCCGCATCGCTTCTAGTCGACGCGGCCGCAGAGGAGGAgtgcagctgacacacacacacacacacacacacacacaccgcaaaggAGGAGTGCGGCTGAGGCCACGTAGAGCTGGTCTGCGCCGCTTGCCACTTCCATCCATTGTTCTCGGAAATGTTCAATCGTTGAGGAATAAAGTGGACGAGCTGCAGGCGAATGTGAAATGCATACCGGAGTACAAACatgattgtgcgtgtgtgtgtgtgcgtgtgtgtgtgtgtgcggctgagGCCACGTAGAGCATGATTGTGCGATAGCGCTGACTGAAACTTGGTTCGCACGACTTGAGTCGGGATTTTGAAATCAATGGCTTCGGTCAACATATCCGACTCCGACTCGACAGGAGCACTCAGCTGACTGGCAAAACACGGGGAGGGGGCGTGTGCTTATGTGTCAACCCACGCTGGTAGATGGAAGAggcctataaacacacacacacacacacacacacacacacacacatacacacacacacacacacacacatacacacacacacacacacacatacacacacacacacacacacacacacacacacacacacacacacagggagggggCGTGTGCTTATGTGTCAACCCACGCTGGTGCAAGACGGCtttagtttgtttttcttgAGAAAGTTGAAGGGATTCAATGTTGACAGCACACTTCTTACTCCTCTTTCATTGAATCCATTTTAACCTTTGCTTCAATTTGTTGGTATGGTAACCTAAATGTGTCCAACAAAAACAGGCTTGTCAAACTAGTCCATATCTGCCAAAAGATTGTTGGTATTAACCTCAACAGCATtgcacaggtgtgtgaggtCATGTGACACAGAGAGCGTTGGCCATTCTGACTGATGTTAAGTCATCCACTGCACAGTGCGTTTTGCCTCCTGCCATCAGGTACTGGTCTTAAGCGGGCCAGATCCAATAGATACTTGAGATcatttgtgaccattcaaagcgaaatcagtcgttttgcgcacaacgttactttgagaaaatcaacaataacaaacgtccgggttaaaatgttgaatttcacgttttcgcataatttcactgtatacagtctacagtttcatattgtgaacgcatttcacggaaaaacatacattttgacCGTTAAACCCGGcaggattcaacacatttgctgtcattcccgttgtgcacgcgccgcttaaacaggtgatttctcctcttctggcatatcgtgacaggagaaccatgtcaactttggatgcggttatcttagcaatagtttgtgtaatacccttgatatacatatcgttggaaagcttcgtttatggccgttcacatgagcacaataacttaatttagtaaattttaccgaCATTTtcactttacagggtcacatttgtCCCAGTTGCTGTTGGTCTTcttaacaaacacaacaacgccTTTACTaatcaacaacacaaaacacaacaacacacacgtacacatctcTATCGCAGGCCCATTGTATATCGTTTATACCACATATCGTTTATACCGCCATTactaaacaacacaaacacaacaacacaatcacctaacaacacaaacacaacaaagtgccaaacaacaacattaacacaacaccaccaccaccactgcagcaATCACAACagcagacacattaaacacacacacacaaacacacacacacacacacacgcactcagagacacacacacacacacacacacacctcaaagtcGATGAGCTGCAGGTGTGCGATGAGTGTGTAgaggaggccacacacacacacacacacacacacacacacacacacacacacacacacacacacacacacctcaaagtcGATGAGCTGCAGGTGTGCGATGAGTGTGTAgaggaggccacacacacacacacacacacacacacacacacacacacacacatacacacctcaaaGTCGATGAGCGGCAGGTGTGCGATGAGTGTGTAgaggaggccacacacacacacacacacacacacacacacacacacacacatacacacctcaaaGTCGATGAGCGGCAGGTGTGCGATGAGTGTGTAgaggaggccacacacacacacacacacacacacacacacacacacacacatacacacctcaaaGTCGATGAGCGGCAGGTGTGCGATGAGTGTGTAgaggaggccacacacacacacacacacacacacacacacacacacacacacacacctcaaagtcGATGAGCGGCAGGTGTGCGATGAGTGTGTAGAGGAGGCCGCTGTTGTAGAGCTCCTGAGAGAGCAGCGCCACGGCCTCCGTCTGGGGCTCCTTCTCCGCCGTCCCGTACAGCACCTCCTTCATCTGCACCAGAgccctgctcacctcctcctgggcctacacacacacacacacacacacacacacacacacacacacgttagtcccgtacagcacctccttcatctgcaccagagccctgctcacctcctcctgcgcctacacacacacacacacacacacacacacgcacacacacacacacacacacacgttagtcccgtacagcacctccttcatctgcaccagagccctgctcacctcctcctgcgcctacacacacacacacacacgttagtcccgtacagcacctccttcatctgcaccagagccctgctcacctcctcctgcgcctacacacacacacacacacgttagtcccgtacagcacctccttcatctgcaccagagccctgctcacctcctcctgcgcctacacacacacacacacacgttagtcccgtacagcacctccttcatctgcaccagagccctgctcacctcctcctgcgcctacacacacacacacacacgttagtcccgtacagcacctccttcatctgcaccagagccctgctcacctcctcctgcgcctacacacacacacacacacacacacacacacgttagtcccgtacagcacctccttcatctgcaccagagccctgctcacctcctcctgcgcctacacacacacacacacacgttagtcccgtacagcacctccttcatctgcaccagagccctgctcacctcctcctgcgcctacacacacacacacacacgttagtcccgtacagcacctccttcatctgcaccagagccctgctcacctcctcctgcgcctacacacacacacacacacacacacacacacgttagtcccgtacagcacctccttcatctgcaccagagccctgctcacctcctcctgcgcctacacacacacacacacacacacgttagtcccgtacagcacctccttcatctgcaccagagccctgctcacctcctcctgcgcctacacacacacacacacacgttagtcccgtacagcacctccttcatctgcaccagagccctgctcacctcctcctgcgcctacacacacacacacacacacacacacacacgttagtcccgtacagcacctccttcatctgcaccagagccctgctcacctcctcctgcgcctacacacacacacacacacgttagtcccgtacagcacctccttcatctgcaccagagccctgctcacctcctcctgcgcctacacacacacacacacacgttagtcccgtacagcacctccttcatctgcaccagagccctgctcacctcctcctgcgcctacacacacacacacacacacacacacacacgttagtcccgtacagcacctccttcatctgcaccagagccctgctcacctcctcctgcgcctacacacacacacacacacacacgttagtcccgtacagcacctccttcatctgcaccagagccctgctcacctcctcctgcgcctacacacacacacacacacacacacagacacacacacacacacacacacacacacacgttagtcccgtacagcacctccttcatctgcaccagagccctgctcacctcctcctgcgcctacacacacacacacacacacacgttagtcccgtacagcacctccttcatctgcaccagagccctgctcacctcctcctgcgcctacacacacacacacacacacacacacacacacacacacacacacacacacgttagtcccgtacagcacctccttcatctgcaccagagccctgctcacctcctcctgcgcctacacacacacacacacacacacacgttagtcccgtacagcacctccttcatctgcaccagagccctgctcacctcctcctgcgcctacacacacacacacacacacacacagacacacacacacacacacacacacacacacacgttagtcccgtacagcacctccttcatctgcaccagagccctgctcacctcctcctgggcctacacacacacacacacacacacacacacacacacacacacacacacacacacacacacacacacgttagtcccgtacagcacctccttcatctgcaccagagccctgctcacctc
The Sardina pilchardus chromosome 13, fSarPil1.1, whole genome shotgun sequence genome window above contains:
- the cab39 gene encoding calcium-binding protein 39, with amino-acid sequence MPFPFGKSHKSPADIVRSLKESMSVLEKHPPPDKKAEKAQEEVSRALVQMKEVLYGTAEKEPQTEAVALLSQELYNSGLLYTLIAHLPLIDFEGKKDVAQIFNNILRRQIGTRTPTVEYLCTQQNILFMLLKGYESPEIALNCGMMLRECVRQEPLAKITLHTPHFYCFFTYVEMSTFDIASDAFTTFKDLLTRHKLLSAEFLEQNYERFFSEYEKLLHSENYVTKRQSLKLLGELLLDRHNFTVMTRYISKAENLKLMMNLLRDKSRNIQFEAFHVFKVFVANPNKPPAILDILVKNQSKLVDFLSRFQADRTEDEQFNDEKTYLIKQIRELRR